In Vitis vinifera cultivar Pinot Noir 40024 chromosome 4, ASM3070453v1, the genomic window ATTTCACAAAGACTAAAAATGAAAGCCCATCCACTAATTTATCTTGTGAATGAAACCCATTACTGCAAAACATTTTAAGAAACgaaaataacatgaaattaaattcaatgaaacaaaattaCATGCCAGTTGATTTCAACATTTACACGAAATTACTAATaagaaacaacaaaattaatAGAAGGCAAGATAACAAGAACCAAGACATCAGTATAGACCATTTTAAGTTCTTCATCAGAGTTACTTGATACtagttgctgctgctgctggcGCTTTCCCAGTAAGGAATTATTATGCCTCGGTTGATTCTTGGGGACTTTTGATAAATCCAAGAAAAACCCAAAAATGAAACCGATGATGAGACCTGGTATGAAGTTTTCTGGCTTGAAATTCACTGCAAAccattctctttcttgtttctgctgcttttgataataaaaagtaatgaatagataacaaaaaaaaagagagagagaagagagaaaacaaGTAACTTAAGTGAAGATTATGCACCTTGTTTGGCTGGGAAGAGTTTCGGAACGAACCCAACATTGGTTTTGGGCTGTTTGTAGCGAAGAGGAAGATAGGTCTAAGAAGGGGTTGAATGGTGATTGGTTAGCAGCAGAATTCGTGGAAAGTAAAGGAAAACACAGGGAAAACTATAAAATGATATTGGCAGGACAGCTCTTGCTAGAGACAAGGCGCATGAGCGCTCTAtcaaatttttatctataatttagacgtctaagaaaaaaatataaaaatttgagatttaataatctatatatatattttttattgaaattaatattttgaaggtgtctaaattttataaataattttttattattttttattttaccataatctaatatggttaaacataattaattaatagccTTGGGCCAAAGAAAATCTATTAATTAAGcaaatattaatttatcaattacttaaatattttattttatgaactaAGTGATTTAATATAGTACATCATACAAGATCACATGGATTTAGTTGTGACATTGAAATATGTACTACGAAAGCTTCTTATATGGATAGTATGCTTTAGTTATAtatcaaaaagttattaatttatgtaATAAGTTAGACCTATATAAAATtatgtagattttttttataacatatgatcttataaatttatcaaattcttaatttagCACAATAACCCCAAGTCTGGATTAAAGACACctgattttaatataattttagaaaaaatatattatttgttgaaaacaaaataattgcaGTTTGAGAAAGTCAAAACCTTTGTTTAAACTTAGTAAAGAGTTATTTCCTTATCTAACTATTTTGTttgaataatttataatttagaaactgcataatatgaaaattaagtaAATATTACTTATcgtaaatgttttattttactttatggaataagttattatttaaatctcataatttttcttatgtttacgtatttggtaaaacttaatatttattagttaataatttaagttaactttaagttaaattatatttaaatggttgacttaaaacttattatttaatttttatattaaattaaaattatttaaaaaaactaatttaaaacttattttaaatcattaaattaacatatttattctcataaattataattagggtaaagaAAATCGAGTAATAGTAGATATTGTAGAACAATAATAAGATCATAGAAATAGGTAAGGTAaatgaggataaaaaaaaagtaatatgaaaatatgtaattaaaaataaattaattatttatacttattacttaaagttgttttctaCTTTTAACTTATACTATTAAGTGTTTtactaaatatacttaatttacttaatgatcTAAATTAAGATATTAAGTTCCAAACACCcactaaaacaaataataataataagtttggGACACTcaagtattttaaattattttttagtaatcTGAAAAATGGATCCCAACACATTGCTATAAATGGAAAGTGATTTTCAGGAATAATGGTTTGCCTATGACATATCCAGCATCCTCTACCAACTCTTCCCCACTCTTTTAACTGCAAATCTTGATTAGATTTTGGGAAGAATGAGCTTTTGGATCATTAACTGGGAATTTAGAAGAAAATGATGAGCAATCACAACCTGTTCTCGTGGCTAGATTTCATGAAACTTGCCTTTTGGTCACAACTTACAACCCACCAACTCAAGGTTTCCATATTCCCCTGTTATAATGTTCCCTACTCTTCCGCTATCCCTCTCGTGTCCCTCAAGCCTACTCAAAGAATCTCAACCACATTCCTTTACAAATAGGGGTATTGTTCATTTCCCCACCTTAACTGCCATAACTGCCATTGTTGAATGGAGTCTGTTGCCTCCAATTCATCGCCACCGGAGCATCGGTTGCACCCCCGGTTTAAACCTACACAGCCTGTTGCAGACCGGATAGTCAGAGCCATCCGCCACCGCCTTCGTCTCCTTCATCGCTCTGAGTCCAACTTCTTTGTGTTGGGCGCCACTGGGAATGTGTATACGGTGACTTTATCCACCAACCCATCATGCACCTGCCCAGACAGGACAACACCCTGCAAGCATATTCTGTTTGTGTTCATAAAGGTATTGGGGGTCTCTCTTGATGATTCGTGTCTCAGGAGGAGGACTCTGAGGCCGTGCCTGCTTAGTCACCTGCTTAGCAAGCCTACATCGCCTGAAGCAGTGGCAGGGGCTGGTGTTCGAGAGAGGTTTCATCAGCTCTTCTTGCAGGCAAGGGAGGGCTCTTCCAGGCCGGCAATTGAAATAGAGGATGGTACCATGTGTCCTGTTTGTCTTGATGAGATGGGAAGAGGGGAGAAGGTGGTGGCTTGTGGAACATGTAGGAATCCCATACATGAGGAATGCTTGTTGACGTGGAAGAGGACTAGAGGGAGGAGGTCAGCTAGCTGTGTCATTTGTCGGGCCAGGTGGAGCAATAGGACAGATCAGGAGAGGTATCTGAACCTGGCTGCTTATGTTACTGATGATGATGAGGTTGCTGAGGGAGATGGGGGTCTCTGGGGTGATTAGGGTTTACCATCACCCAGTTCACCTGAAAAGGAAGAACAAGAAATGCCGTGGATGAATGTTATCTGTATATACATGCACAacataatgaaaatttgaaaaaaaaaaaaagtgttttatggttcaattttattatcctggcaaaggaaaacaaaaatgccAATTTCATGATTGGGAAAGGCATAATCTAAACCAAAGCATCTGATGCTGTTACACATAATATAGTTTGGGATATTAGCATGCATGTATGAATAGACAGAACTTACCAGTTCTTGCTGGTTTTCTCGTGTATAGTTTGGAATATGGTGGAGATCGTGATC contains:
- the LOC100266212 gene encoding uncharacterized protein LOC100266212, with product MESVASNSSPPEHRLHPRFKPTQPVADRIVRAIRHRLRLLHRSESNFFVLGATGNVYTVTLSTNPSCTCPDRTTPCKHILFVFIKVLGVSLDDSCLRRRTLRPCLLSHLLSKPTSPEAVAGAGVRERFHQLFLQAREGSSRPAIEIEDGTMCPVCLDEMGRGEKVVACGTCRNPIHEECLLTWKRTRGRRSASCVICRARWSNRTDQERYLNLAAYVTDDDEVAEGDGGLWGD